The window CGTACTGGCGCAGGTACAGCAGCGCTTCGTCACTGTTCATCTGTCGCTCGAGAATCAAACCACGCTGCAACTCGACGAAGTCCACCGCCAGTTTCAGCAAGCGTGAACCAAACGGAATCGCTTCGCCCTTGAGCCGGTCAGGAAACCCGCTGCCGTCCCAACGCTCCTGATGATGCAGGATCAGGCGTGCCGCATCCTTCATCGGGTCCAGCGTCATCAACAGTGATTCGCTCTGCTTGGGATAAGCGCGATAACGCTCGCGATCGGTATGCCGTAGCAGGTCCGAGGGCGTGATCATCATGCCGTCGGTCCAGCTCAGTTTGCCGACGTTGTACAGCGCCGCCGCCATGGTCAGGTCGCGGCTGGTGGCCTCGTCCAGACCATGCTGTGTGCAGTAGCTGCGCACCAGTTCGATGATCTGCCGGTTGGTCTGTTTGGCCGGGGGCAAGCGCAGATTGGCCAGCAACGAGAACACTTCGGTGCCGGTGACATAGCTGTGCTTGAGCTCTTCGTAGGCCAGATCAAGCATGTCGGCGGTCTGCTGCAGTTCAGCCGTACGCGCGGCGACATGCTTTTCAAGGGTACTGTTGAGCAGCTTGAGCTGGTCGTTCTGCACCCGCGTCACCTGCTCCAGACGCTGGCGCTCCTGCTCGGAGTGCTGATGCTCAAGGGACTGGCGCAGGATCAGCAGCAACTCCTCGTCATTCCACGGTTTGCTGATGTAGCGGTGAATCTGCCCGTCATTGATCGCCTTGATGATGGCGGACGGGTCGGCATAACCGGTGAGCATGATGCGCACAGCGGCCGGATGGCGTTCGCGGACAAGGGCCAGCAACGAGGCGCCGTCCATATTGGGCATGCGTGCGTCACTCATGACCAGATCCACCGGCTGCGTCTGGAGCATCTCCAGCGCCTGCGCGCCACTGGTGGCCAACAGAACATCGTAGGGCTGCCCCCGCAACAAGCGGCGCAAGCTGTTCAGAATCGACTCTTCGTCATCGACCAGCAGCACCTTGGGGCGGCGGCTGTGCGTCGAGGTGGATTGCTCTTCCATGGCGTGCCCTCAAGCGTGACAGTGAACTTGATCGACGCACCGACCTACCACCCCGCTTGCCCCGCGCCTGCCTCAAAGGCTAGATGATTTTTTGCAGCGCTCACGCAAATCTTCGGCCCGGCTGCACAGGCGAAATGCCGGCGGGACAACTATGCTCATCACGTTGTACGACTCCGTCAGCCTTCGAACAGGCCTGACATGAGGGAAAGGATGCTCCCGATGACAGCAGCATGTGACCCCATGGACGTTGCGGCATGAGCCTGCCATCGACGCAGATCAATCGCCGTGTGCTCATTGTCGATGACAGCCCGGCCATTCATGGCGATTTTGCCAAGATTCTCAGCCCCGCCGCCCCCGAAGACGACGGTCTGGACGCAACCGAAAGCCTGTTGTTCGGCACACCGTCTGTGGCCCAGCCTCAGCTATTCGAAATCGATTCGGCGTTTCAGGGCCGCGAAGCCCTGGACAAGCTCGAAGCAGCGTTGGCCGACAATCGTCCGTATGCCATGGCCTTTATCGACATGCGCATGCCACCGGGCTGGGATGGCCTGGAGACCATCGAACGGCTGTGGCAGGTCGATCCCAGGTTGCAGGTCGCGCTGTGTACGGCTTATTCCGACTATTCCTGGGAAGACATCGACCGGCGCCTGGCGTTGAACGACCGCTTGCTGATTCTGAAAAAGCCCTTCGATGCGATCGAGATTCGCCAGATGGCCAGTGCCCTGACGGTCAAATGGCAAATGACCGAAGACGCCGAACTCAAGCTCAACCGGCTCGAACAAGCGGTTCAGGCGCGCACCCGGGAACTGTCCGACGCCAACATCATCGTGCAGAACAGCCCGACCATCCTTTACCGGCTGCGCGGCGACCCTTCGTTTGCGCTGATGTATATCTCCCACAACATCACCCGCTACGGCCATGTCGCGGCGGACCTCGTCGGCTCAGCGAACTGGGCTCAGTTACTGATTCACCCGGACGACCAGCCCTGCGTCGATGCCGCCATGGCCCGGGTGCTGGATCGTCATGCGTCGGGGGCGTCGATCGAATTTCGTTTGCGCACCGGTCAGGGCACCTGGCGCTGGGTGGAAAACCGCTACATCCCGGTGCGCGATCACGACGGCCGGCTGCTGGAAGTCGAAGGCATTATTCTGGACATCACCGAGCGCCGCCTTGCCGAGGAAAAACTGGCATTGCTGGCCCGCCTCGACGGCCTCACAGGGCTGGCCAATCGCGCCACGCTGATTGAGCGTCTGCATCAGGCGTTTGCCGCCGCACGCCGAGGCGCCATGCCCTTCGCGGTGTTTTATCTGGACCTGGACCACTTCAAGCGGATCAATGACACATTGGGCCATC of the Pseudomonas sp. Seg1 genome contains:
- a CDS encoding HD domain-containing phosphohydrolase encodes the protein MEEQSTSTHSRRPKVLLVDDEESILNSLRRLLRGQPYDVLLATSGAQALEMLQTQPVDLVMSDARMPNMDGASLLALVRERHPAAVRIMLTGYADPSAIIKAINDGQIHRYISKPWNDEELLLILRQSLEHQHSEQERQRLEQVTRVQNDQLKLLNSTLEKHVAARTAELQQTADMLDLAYEELKHSYVTGTEVFSLLANLRLPPAKQTNRQIIELVRSYCTQHGLDEATSRDLTMAAALYNVGKLSWTDGMMITPSDLLRHTDRERYRAYPKQSESLLMTLDPMKDAARLILHHQERWDGSGFPDRLKGEAIPFGSRLLKLAVDFVELQRGLILERQMNSDEALLYLRQYAGRLYDPDLVEDFIQVCAAFLSDVTLADPTVKVLTTRDLAAGMILARNLNADNGMLLLNAGKVLSGLLVEKLIAFEAMEGAKYRIFVKVPEEVEAALKAQG